The Drosophila bipectinata strain 14024-0381.07 chromosome 2L, DbipHiC1v2, whole genome shotgun sequence genome has a segment encoding these proteins:
- the LOC108131191 gene encoding putative inorganic phosphate cotransporter, translating into MSDQPEWGIKFSKFFIIPQRVILAIFGFLAIFNAYTMRVCLSQVITVLVVKKNYTKDEAAAVCPPDPNDKSPLSREGGSYKWSEELQGFILGSFYIGYIITHLPGGLLADKFGGKWTLGIGIFLTALFTLATPMAINFGGSTALIVLRILMGLGEGTTFPALSVLLSAWAPASERGKLGALVLGGGQVGSIAGNLISGLILDKYDWPLVFYFFASVAILWFILFSLLCYSYPDKHPFIKPSEREYLMNEIPHKPDKPPTPFKSILVSVPMYALISAQIGHDWGFYIMVTDLPKYMSDVMRFSIKANGLYSSLPYVTMWIVSVTSGFIADAMITHNCMNTTNTRKLMTAVAAFGPAIFMIAASYAGCNRLVVVILFTIAMGLMGTYYAGMKLTPLDLSPNYAGTLMAITNGIGAITGVLSPYLVGVMTPNANMMEWRMVFWVAFIILFVTAIVYVIWASGNVQAFDDGTNTFKKQPKPAEPAK; encoded by the coding sequence ATGTCTGATCAACCAGAATGgggaataaaattttcaaaatttttcataattcCACAACGAGTGATTTTGGCCATATTTGGTTTCTTGGCCATTTTCAATGCCTACACAATGCGAGTGTGTCTATCGCAAGTCATCACCGTGCTGGTGGTGAAGAAGAACTACACAAAGGACGAAGCGGCGGCTGTGTGTCCCCCCGATCCGAATGACAAGAGTCCCTTGAGTCGGGAAGGCGGCTCCTACAAATGGTCCGAAGAGTTGCAGGGTTTCATCCTGGGTTCGTTTTACATTGGATACATCATTACCCATCTTCCTGGAGGCCTTCTCGCCGACAAGTTTGGAGGAAAGTGGACCCTGGGCATAGGCATCTTCCTCACGGCTCTGTTCACCTTGGCCACGCCCATGGCGATCAACTTTGGTGGATCCACCGCCCTGATAGTACTGCGGATATTGATGGGTCTCGGTGAAGGAACCACCTTTCCAGCCCTGAGCGTCCTGCTATCTGCCTGGGCGCCAGCTTCTGAGCGAGGGAAACTGGGAGCGCTGGTACTCGGTGGTGGCCAGGTGGGTAGCATCGCCGGCAACTTGATCTCCGGTCTAATCCTGGACAAGTACGACTGGCCATTGGTGTTCTACTTCTTCGCATCGGTGGCCATACTCTGGTTTATCCTGTTTTCGCTGCTGTGCTACAGCTACCCCGACAAGCACCCCTTCATCAAGCCCTCGGAACGGGAGTACCTCATGAACGAGATTCCTCACAAGCCAGACAAGCCGCCAACTCCCTTCAAATCCATCCTCGTCAGTGTGCCCATGTACGCCCTGATCAGCGCCCAGATCGGCCACGACTGGGGCTTCTACATCATGGTGACCGATTTGCCCAAGTACATGTCCGACGTGATGCGGTTTTCCATCAAGGCCAACGGCTTGTACTCGTCGCTGCCGTATGTGACCATGTGGATAGTGTCTGTTACCAGTGGGTTCATAGCCGACGCGATGATCACCCACAACTGCATGAACACGACCAACACCCGGAAACTGATGACTGCAGTCGCAGCTTTCGGTCCGGCTATCTTCATGATCGCAGCTTCGTATGCTGGCTGTAATCGTCTCGTGGTTGTGATCCTCTTCACCATCGCCATGGGACTGATGGGCACCTACTACGCCGGCATGAAGCTTACACCCCTGGATCTCAGTCCCAACTACGCCGGCACCCTGATGGCCATCACCAACGGCATCGGTGCCATCACCGGCGTCCTCTCGCCCTACTTGGTGGGCGTAATGACCCCGAATGCCAATATGATGGAATGGCGCATGGTGTTCTGGGTGGCCTTCATCATACTCTTCGTCACGGCAATTGTGTACGTCATCTGGGCGTCCGGTAATGTCCAGGCCTTCGACGACGGCACCAATACTTTCAAGAAGCAACCGAAGCCCGCCGAGCCGGCCAAATAA